One Desulfobulbaceae bacterium genomic region harbors:
- a CDS encoding PhoH family protein: MKSNPEISRELELNDPELSATLYGPQNKHLAIIEQALGVKIHVRGTRISILGSDYDVSLATNLLEQLLGLLQSNYPLFPPDIAYGIRVLEKHPKAVLKDIFLDQVYITGNKRVISPKSINQKSYIDAIKNNDIVFGTGPAGTGKTYLAVAMAVAAYSKNLVRSIILTRPAVEAGEKLGFLPGDLAEKINPYLRPLHDALNDMLGREKAAALIEEEIIEIAPLAFMRGRTLNSAFVILDEAQNTTREQMQMFLTRLGFNSKAVITGDLTQIDLPGKSQSGLLHATKILQGIPGISFSQFTEVDVVRHHLVQAIIKAYEAEKQRLASPRS, translated from the coding sequence GTGAAATCGAATCCGGAAATATCACGCGAACTCGAACTCAATGACCCAGAGTTATCCGCCACCCTGTACGGCCCCCAGAACAAACACCTGGCCATCATCGAGCAGGCCCTGGGGGTCAAAATTCATGTCCGCGGCACCAGGATCTCAATCCTCGGCTCTGACTACGATGTCTCCCTTGCCACTAACCTCTTGGAGCAGCTCTTAGGCCTACTGCAATCAAACTACCCTCTCTTCCCTCCAGATATTGCGTACGGGATCAGGGTTCTCGAAAAACATCCCAAAGCGGTCCTCAAGGACATCTTCCTTGATCAGGTCTACATCACCGGAAACAAACGTGTCATCTCACCAAAGAGCATCAACCAGAAGTCCTATATCGATGCCATAAAAAACAACGACATAGTCTTCGGCACCGGACCGGCAGGTACCGGCAAAACCTATCTTGCCGTCGCAATGGCGGTTGCCGCCTACAGCAAGAATCTAGTGCGCTCCATTATTCTGACCCGACCGGCGGTAGAAGCTGGCGAGAAGCTCGGCTTTCTTCCCGGCGATCTGGCCGAAAAAATCAACCCCTATCTCCGGCCCCTGCATGACGCCTTAAACGATATGCTGGGCAGAGAAAAAGCCGCTGCGCTAATCGAAGAAGAGATTATCGAAATCGCTCCACTGGCCTTCATGCGCGGACGAACCTTGAACAGCGCTTTTGTAATCCTGGACGAAGCCCAGAACACCACCAGGGAACAGATGCAGATGTTCCTGACCAGACTTGGCTTCAACTCCAAAGCGGTGATCACCGGTGATTTGACCCAGATCGACCTCCCTGGAAAAAGTCAATCCGGACTTTTGCACGCCACCAAAATCCTTCAAGGCATTCCGGGGATCTCTTTCAGTCAGTTTACCGAAGTTGATGTCGTCCGCCACCATCTGGTCCAAGCCATAATCAAGGCTTACGAGGCGGAGAAACAGCGCCTCGCATCTCCCCGCAGCTAA